The following coding sequences lie in one Rutidosis leptorrhynchoides isolate AG116_Rl617_1_P2 chromosome 4, CSIRO_AGI_Rlap_v1, whole genome shotgun sequence genomic window:
- the LOC139844303 gene encoding uncharacterized protein, whose amino-acid sequence MGGKCPHRRVKKRRYSHKTFRLAKFLVKGDDAVYDELKKPEDEKKALPLDEDLPGMGQYYCLHCDRYFANVTVRDEHFKTKKHKKRLKIMAGPAPHTQLDADLAAGMGMPDNGQKLMSM is encoded by the exons ATGGGAGGAAAGTGCCCACACAGAAGAGTCAAGAAGAGACGTTACTCACACAAAACCTTCCGTCTCGCTAAATTCCTCGTTAAAG GTGATGATGCTGTGTATGATGAGCTGAAAAAACCAGAAGATGAGAAAAAGGCGTTGCCTTTAGATGAAGATTTACCTGGAATGGGTCAATATTATTGTTTACATTGCGA TCGGTATTTTGCGAATGTGACAGTAAGGGATGAACATTTTAAGACCAAAAAACACAAGAAGCG TCTGAAGATAATGGCTGGTCCTGCACCACATACACAGCTTGATGCAGACTTGGCAGCTGGAATGGGCATGCCTGATAATGGGCAAAAGCTAATGTCAATGTGA
- the LOC139839425 gene encoding ABC transporter B family member 1 has protein sequence MQSLELVSENPTETNMEMEGEKSKNAEKDKEISVGFGELFRFADRLDYVLMVIGTIGAFVHGCSLPIFLRFFADLVNSFGSNANNIDKMTHEVLKYAFYFLVVGAAIWASSWAEISCWMWTGERQSTKMRIKYLEAALSQDIQFFDTEVRTSDVVSAINTDAVLVQDAISEKLGNFIHYLATFVSGFVVGFTAVWQLALVTLAVVPLIAIIGAIHMTTLAKLSSKSQEALSDAGNIAEQTIAQIRTVSAYVGESRALQAYSAALKISQKLGYKSGFAKGLGLGATYFTVFCCYALLLWYGGYLVRHNYTNGGLAISTMFSVMIGGLALGQSAPSMAAFTKARVAAAKIFRIIDHKPSVDRNCESGLELDSVSGQLELKNVDFAYPSRPDVKILNNFNLSVPAGKTIALVGSSGSGKSTVVSLIERFYDPTSGQVILDGHDIKGLNLKWLRQQMGLVSQEPALFATTIKENILLGRPDASVGEIEEAARVSNAHSFIIKLPDAYDTQVGERGLQLSGGQKQRIAIARAMLKNPSILLLDEATSALDSESEKLVQEALDRFMIGRTTLVIAHRLSTIRKADLVVVLQQGCVLEIGTHDELFAKGENGVYAKLIKMQEVAHETALNNARKSSARPSTARNSISSPIMTRNSSYGRSPYSRRLSDFSTSDFTLSIEGGYPNYRLEKLPFKQQASSFLRLAKMNSPEWTYALIGSVGSVICGSISAFFAYVLSAVLSVYYNQDHEYMIKEIGKYCYLLIGVSSAALIFNTLQHCFWDVVGENLTKRVREKMLAAVLKNEMAWFDQEENESSRVAARLSLDANNVRSAIGDRISVIMQNSALMLVACTAGFVLQWRLALVLVAVFPVVVAATVLQKMFMQGFSGDLEGAHAKATQLAGEAVSNMRTVAAFNSESKIVKLYTTSLDKPLRRCFWKGQIAGSGFGLAQFLLYASYALGLWYASWLVKHGISDFSKTIRVFMVLMVSANGAAETLTLAPDFIKGGRAMNSVFDLLDRKTEIESDDPDSIPVPDRLRGEVELKHVDFAYPSRPDNLVFNGLCLRARAGKTLALVGPSGCGKSSVIALVQRFYEPSAGRVTIDGKDIRKYNLKSLRRHIAIVPQEPCLFATTIFENIAYGHELATEAEIIEAATLANAHKFISALPNGYKTFVGERGVQLSGGQKQRVAIARAFLRKAEIMLLDEATSALDAESEKCIQEGLERVCSGKTTIVVAHRLSTIRNAHSIAVIDDGKVVEQGSHSQLLKNYVDGSYAKMIQLQRFSHGHEAVSMTSSNGSSSSTM, from the exons ATGCAAAGTCTTGAACTTGTTTCTGAAAACCCAACTGAAACAAATATGGAAATGGAAGGAGAAAAGAGTAAAAATGCAGAGAAAGATAAAGAGATATCAGTTGGGTTTGGGGAATTGTTTAGGTTTGCAGATAGATTAGATTATGTGTTGATGGTAATTGGTACAATTGGTGCCTTTGTTCATGGCTGTTCTTTGCCTATTTTTCTCAGATTCTTTGCTGATCTTGTTAATTCATTTGGGTCCAATGCTAACAACATTGATAAAATGACTCATGAAGTATTAAAG TATGCATTTTACTTTCTTGTAGTTGGTGCTGCAATATGGGCATCTTCCTGGGCAG agaTATCATGTTGGATGTGGACAGGAGAAAGACAATCAACAAAAATGAGGATCAAATACTTAGAAGCAGCACTGAGTCAAGACATACAGTTTTTTGACACTGAAGTTAGAACTTCAGATGTTGTATCTGCAATCAATACTGATGCTGTTTTGGTTCAAGATGCCATTAGTGAAAAG TTAGGAAATTTTATTCACTATCTGGCAACATTTGTTTCTGGATTTGTTGTGGGATTCACAGCAGTTTGGCAATTAGCACTGGTGACACTTGCTGTGGTGCCTTTAATTGCTATAATTGGAGCTATTCATATGACCACATTAGCTAAATTGTCTTCTAAAAGCCAAGAAGCTCTTTCAGATGCTGGAAATATAGCTGAGCAG ACAATTGCACAAATTCGAACTGTTTCGGCATACGTTGGTGAATCAAGAGCATTACAAGCTTACTCTGCAGCATTAAAGATATCTCAAAAGCTTGGATACAAGAGTGGATTTGCAAAAGGATTAGGATTAGGAGCAACTTATTTCACTGTCTTTTGTTGTTATGCACTTCTTTTATGGTATGGAGGCTATCTTGTTAGGCACAATTACACAAATGGAGGACTTGCAATTTCTACAATGTTTTCTGTCATGATTGGAGGACT TGCTTTAGGCCAGTCTGCTCCAAGTATGGCAGCATTTACGAAAGCACGGGTGGCGGCAGCTAAAATATTCAGAATAATCGATCATAAACCGAGCGTTGACAGAAACTGTGAATCAGGTTTGGAGTTGGATTCTGTTTCGGGTCAACTAGAGTTGAAAAATGTTGACTTTGCATATCCTTCAAGACCAGATGTCAAAATACTAAACAATTTCAATTTAAGTGTTCCTGCTGGAAAAACCATTGCTCTTGTTGGAAGCAGTGGTTCGGGGAAATCTACGGTTGTTTCACTCATCGAAAGGTTTTATGATCCGACGTCAG GTCAAGTAATCCTTGATGGGCATGATATCAAAGGACTGAATTTGAAATGGTTAAGGCAACAAATGGGTCTCGTTAGTCAAGAGCCCGCCCTTTTTGCAACCACTATCAAAGAAAACATACTTTTGGGTCGACCCGATGCGTCCGTGGGTGAGATTGAAGAAGCTGCCCGTGTCTCCAACGCTCATTCGTTCATCATTAAGTTACCCGACGCCTACGATACTCAG GTTGGGGAGAGGGGATTACAACTTTCGGGCGGACAAAAGCAAAGAATCGCGATAGCACGAGCAATGTTAAAGAACCCTTCGATCTTGCTTTTAGACGAGGCTACAAGTGCATTAGATTCAGAATCGGAAAAATTAGTACAAGAGGCGTTAGATAGGTTTATGATCGGGAGAACGACTCTTGTGATAGCCCACCGCCTTTCAACCATACGCAAGGCGGATCTCGTGGTTGTTTTGCAACAAGGTTGTGTTTTGGAGATCGGGACTCACGATGAACTTTTCGCCAAAGGAGAAAACGGTGTGTACGCTAAGCTTATAAAGATGCAAGAAGTTGCTCATGAAACTGCCTTGAACAATGCCAGAAAAAGCAGTGCAAG GCCTTCCACTGCAAGAAACTCGATTAGTTCACCGATAATGACACGAAACTCATCTTATGGGCGGTCCCCATACTCTCGACGTTTATCTGATTTCTCGACATCAGACTTTACTTTATCAATTGAAGGAGGATACCCAAATTACCGGCTCGAAAAGCTGCCTTTCAAACAGCAAGCAAGTTCCTTTTTGCGCCTGGCAAAAATGAACTCGCCCGAATGGACATATGCTTTAATCGGGTCAGTGGGTTCAGTTATTTGTGGCTCAATCAGTGCTTTTTTTGCATATGTTCTCAGTGCTGTTTTGAGTGTTTACTACAACCAAGATCACGAATACATGATTAAAGAAATCGGTAAATACTGTTATCTGTTGATTGGAGTTTCGTCAGCTGCTCTAATTTTTAACACACTACAACATTGTTTTTGGGATGTTGTTGGAGAAAACTTGACTAAACGGGTTCGGGAGAAAATGCTGGCTGCGGTTTTGAAAAACGAAATGGCGTGGTTCGATCAAGAAGAAAACGAAAGCTCGAGAGTTGCGGCTAGGTTGTCGCTTGATGCGAACAATGTACGGTCAGCAATTGGTGACCGAATTTCGGTAATCATGCAGAATTCGGCTTTAATGTTGGTTGCTTGCACAGCAGGTTTTGTTCTTCAATGGCGTCTTGCACTTGTTCTTGTTGCTGTTTTTCCTGTAGTGGTAGCAGCAACTGTTTTGCAG AAAATGTTTATGCAAGGATTTTCGGGCGACTTAGAAGGTGCACACGCGAAGGCTACACAGTTAGCTGGAGAGGCGGTTTCGAATATGAGAACGGTAGCCGCGTTCAACTCGGAGTCGAAAATCGTTAAACTTTATACAACGAGTCTCGATAAGCCTCTTCGAAGATGCTTTTGGAAGGGACAGATAGCCGGAAGTGGGTTCGGGTTGGCTCAGTTTTTGCTCTATGCATCTTATGCGCTCGGGCTTTGGTATGCGTCGTGGCTCGTTAAGCACGGGATATCGGATTTCTCGAAAACCATTCGGGTGTTTATGGTTCTCATGGTTTCAGCTAATGGTGCAGccgaaaccctaaccctagctcctGATTTCATCAAAGGTGGTCGGGCCATGAATTCGGTTTTCGATCTTCTTGACCGCAAAACCGAGATCGAGTCAGATGACCCTGACTCGATCCCCGTCCCCGACCGCCTCCGAGGAGAAGTTGAACTAAAACACGTTGATTTCGCTTACCCATCTCGTCCCGATAATTTGGTCTTTAACGGGCTTTGCCTACGGGCCCGGGCCGGAAAGACACTAGCATTAGTGGGCCCGAGTGGATGTGGAAAAAGCTCGGTCATTGCACTCGTACAACGATTCTACGAACCGTCTGCAGGGCGTGTAACGATAGACGGTAAAGATATCCGAAAATATAACCTAAAGTCCCTCCGCCGCCATATCGCCATAGTCCCGCAAGAACCGTGCCTTTTCGCAACCACGATCTTCGAAAACATAGCGTATGGGCACGAGTTAGCAACCGAAGCAGAGATCATTGAAGCTGCAACCCTCGCAAACGCTCACAAGTTTATATCCGCCTTACCGAACGGATACAAAACATTTGTGGGCGAACGAGGGGTGCAACTCTCAGGCGGACAAAAGCAACGTGTGGCAATCGCAAGAGCCTTTTTAAGGAAAGCTGAGATCATGTTACTAGACGAGGCGACAAGTGCACTAGACGCAGAATCTGAAAAATGCATTCAAGAGGGACTCGAACGTGTTTGTTCAGGAAAAACGACGATAGTTGTAGCACATAGACTATCAACGATACGCAATGCTCATAGCATTGCGGTTATTGATGATGGTAAAGTAGTGGAACAAGGCTCGCATTCGCAGTTATTAAAAAACTATGTGGATGGTAGTTACGCGAAGATGATTCAGTTACAACGGTTCTCACATGGTCATGAAGCCGTAAGCATGACGTCATCGAATGGTTCGAGTTCATCGACTATGTAA